From Edaphobacter lichenicola, the proteins below share one genomic window:
- a CDS encoding septal ring lytic transglycosylase RlpA family protein yields MRFRLGTVAVLSACALTISGCHKETTRAYRPPPPPAGTTASSHGKNSRSPRNPTADGTAAEASPPPAPVPGNLGKPVSSEVGMASWYGPPYAGRKGADGTVYDQNAMTAAHLTLPMGTMVRVTNLTNNESVVVKITDRGPFVHGRIIDLSLAAAKATGVYRAGVARVKVEAFAAPVRANADPGGRWCVQVGAFARESDAVKLKEEMMRRYATAKVIEFPGPTGHWVRISPKFPNKSNATEVADSIHPKDPAAAPYLIRTD; encoded by the coding sequence ATGAGATTCCGGCTTGGCACTGTCGCAGTGCTGTCGGCGTGCGCGCTGACGATCAGCGGCTGCCATAAAGAGACAACGCGGGCGTACCGGCCACCGCCTCCACCGGCCGGGACGACGGCCTCAAGCCACGGCAAAAACTCTCGCTCTCCGCGAAACCCAACCGCAGATGGGACTGCTGCCGAGGCGTCACCCCCGCCTGCTCCGGTCCCGGGCAATCTTGGGAAGCCCGTCTCAAGCGAAGTCGGAATGGCCAGTTGGTACGGGCCTCCCTACGCCGGGCGAAAAGGCGCTGACGGCACCGTCTACGACCAGAACGCGATGACCGCCGCGCACCTCACCCTGCCCATGGGGACGATGGTGCGTGTGACGAACCTGACCAACAACGAATCGGTCGTCGTGAAGATCACAGATCGCGGGCCCTTCGTGCATGGCCGCATCATCGATCTCTCGCTCGCGGCAGCCAAGGCAACCGGGGTCTATCGCGCCGGTGTCGCCAGAGTCAAGGTTGAGGCATTCGCCGCACCGGTTCGCGCCAACGCCGATCCCGGCGGTCGTTGGTGCGTGCAGGTCGGAGCGTTCGCGCGAGAGTCTGACGCCGTGAAGCTGAAAGAAGAGATGATGCGGCGCTACGCCACCGCCAAGGTGATCGAGTTCCCAGGGCCGACAGGGCATTGGGTCAGGATCAGCCCGAAGTTCCCCAACAAGAGCAACGCCACTGAGGTCGCCGACAGCATTCACCCCAAGGATCCTGCCGCCGCACCCTATCTGATTCGAACCGACTAG
- a CDS encoding metallopeptidase TldD-related protein translates to MNDPLLHAMQVELEREKALLLPGMQHPYFVEYRLDDLASYEAVANYGALTREEENHQRIVRVTVRIGDYAVDSSTSRGDGTLELAPTDDNPEALRYALWTATDTAYKNALRAYSAKQAALKQFQSLQAQPDFAQAKPVVQVSPVVTLELDRDEWKRRIIEASGLFVSDPQVRPFAEHVQYSTANIRGIALNRYLVNTEGTVVRQGYTGYDGAISVGGQAADGMRLSRDNGTIAVNPKELESAAAFHRRTIEDLKSLEELRNAPVVSADDYHGPVLFSGDASADVIDRLLVPNIEADRPEMGTTARTTGAYSSSFKARVLPEMLSVTDDPLQPKFDGKALLGAYSIDDEGVPAQSVDIIVNGKLENFLIGREPIKDFDTSNGHGRAAPAQAAHSRAGVILVKASQPLSRGELNKRLLSMAKEQGRDVYSVETLGGELLPRLLYLVHPDGTRQLVRGAIFDELDNRSLRSDIVAAGNDPYVSNSLGTVPQTTIAPSLLFDDIGVKRATLEQQKLPYYEPPALPGK, encoded by the coding sequence GTGAACGATCCCCTGCTCCACGCGATGCAGGTAGAACTTGAGCGCGAGAAGGCTCTGCTGCTTCCCGGGATGCAGCACCCCTACTTCGTGGAGTATCGGCTGGACGATCTGGCCTCGTACGAGGCAGTCGCCAACTACGGTGCGCTCACCCGCGAGGAGGAGAACCATCAGCGCATCGTCCGAGTGACCGTGCGCATTGGAGACTATGCCGTGGACAGCAGCACCAGCCGCGGCGACGGCACGCTCGAGCTTGCGCCTACGGACGACAACCCCGAAGCGCTGCGGTACGCGCTCTGGACGGCGACCGACACCGCCTACAAGAATGCGCTTCGGGCTTATTCGGCCAAGCAGGCTGCGCTGAAGCAGTTTCAATCCCTGCAGGCCCAACCCGACTTCGCGCAGGCCAAGCCGGTTGTCCAGGTCTCGCCCGTCGTGACGCTTGAGCTTGATCGCGACGAGTGGAAGCGCCGCATCATCGAAGCCAGCGGCCTCTTCGTCTCGGACCCCCAGGTTCGTCCCTTCGCCGAGCACGTGCAGTATTCGACCGCGAACATTCGTGGCATCGCGCTCAACCGCTACCTCGTCAACACGGAAGGAACGGTGGTGCGCCAGGGCTACACGGGTTACGACGGAGCGATCAGCGTCGGTGGCCAGGCTGCGGACGGGATGCGCCTGAGCCGCGATAACGGCACCATTGCCGTAAACCCAAAGGAGCTCGAGAGCGCTGCGGCTTTTCACAGACGCACGATTGAGGACCTGAAGAGTCTCGAGGAGCTTCGCAACGCGCCGGTGGTTTCAGCGGACGACTACCACGGGCCTGTGCTCTTCAGCGGTGACGCTTCGGCTGACGTCATCGATCGGCTGCTTGTGCCCAACATCGAAGCCGATCGGCCCGAGATGGGAACGACTGCACGCACCACCGGCGCTTACTCCTCGAGCTTCAAGGCACGCGTGCTTCCGGAGATGCTCAGCGTCACCGACGATCCGCTGCAGCCGAAGTTCGACGGCAAGGCGCTTCTTGGGGCTTACAGCATCGATGACGAGGGCGTTCCCGCGCAGTCGGTCGATATCATCGTCAACGGCAAACTCGAAAACTTTCTTATCGGACGGGAGCCCATCAAAGACTTTGACACCTCGAACGGTCATGGACGCGCCGCTCCCGCGCAGGCTGCTCACTCCCGCGCCGGAGTCATTCTGGTCAAGGCGAGCCAGCCTTTGTCGCGAGGTGAGCTGAATAAGCGCCTCCTCTCGATGGCGAAGGAGCAGGGTCGCGACGTCTACTCGGTCGAAACCCTCGGCGGCGAACTTCTGCCGCGCCTGCTCTATCTCGTGCATCCTGACGGGACGCGCCAGCTCGTGCGTGGTGCGATCTTCGACGAGCTCGACAATCGCAGCCTGCGCTCCGATATCGTCGCGGCCGGCAACGACCCTTACGTTTCGAACTCGCTCGGCACCGTACCGCAGACCACCATCGCGCCGAGCCTGCTCTTTGATGATATTGGCGTGAAGCGCGCGACCCTGGAGCAGCAAAAGCTTCCGTACTACGAGCCGCCTGCGCTGCCTGGCAAGTAG